The genomic window TTTGAATCTTGTATTTTTCAGTAAAATACTGCTTTCCATTTAGACGACTTAggtataagtataaaatatggtTATTATTCATATAGATGCAGAAGCGTCCGCGGGGCGTGGGGTGGAGGGACTccaaattatggattttttgctttttactagaaaaaaaaagtttaatttttttagaaaagctttgtatttttgatttttttttccgaaaaaaattaattttttgtcaagagctgtggattttgaaacttttctccaaaaaatttaatattggaaatttttttcctaaaaattaaattttttgtgaacagctatggatttttgaaataattttccaaaaaaatttaattttgtctttatttttaccaaaaattactCTGCACAGGGTTAGTTTTAGGGACCTTGTACTAAGTATGCTCTCAATTATTTGCACCCTCCCTCCTTGATGcgtatatacattgtacatagccATTTGGCCTTATTGTGAGCGGGTCTGGGGGAAAGATAAAAGTGgagggtcttttttttttcctttttgaaaatttgaatttaatttttataagaatttccttttttttcaatttttttttctcacattaacttatttttagtaAAGGAATTTCCATTTATTTCGTAAATTAcctttcataattaaattttactgaattttctcatattaattttaccattttaatccaagggcaaaaatttgttaacttgtgataattaatacaaaaataagggCTAATCAATTTGTAAGTCTTCTAACAAATACGAAACTATAATACTTTGATAACCTAAATGAttcatttaatacaatattaggaaattaaaatcataaagaataaattatgtggtgcatgatatattaatatttattgtgttAATATTCTCGAAATAATTGCTTTCCTTTGTAGATCAACAAATACCAGCATATATGAGTTTATGACTAATAAATGCAATATACTTAATTTaggtataaatatgattaaaattgaatataaggATATCACTATCAGTGACTCCATTAATCAAAGAGGATCAACGtcaaaatgagaatattttCCTGGGTAATACCTATCCAAAATCAATAAATACCTTTAAAGTAAGAATATGATTGTTTTCATAGATTTTTGTTGCTCTACTAATCATGTGCAGTTTGGCATCAACTACTAATGGAATAAAGGTTCCAAAGGATTTGAATTTGACATTTGTTGATGAACTTCATACCAATGGGACCCcaggtaaatttatattgtagcATTAGATAAATTCTTTTCGATTGTGTTTTGTATGCAGAGATGGTGaacaccaaaaaaaatgaagttgtcCCCGAGACAAATAAGTCGGATGAAGAAGaataattcatataattgaCAATGTCttataatatctaataatatttccttaaacgaaataaaatataacaaatgacaTGATGTCTCCTGGTATTTTCATTCCTGTACCTGTCATGAACCAAAATCTTGATAGGGacataaagttatataaattaattatttatttccttttaaattaataattatttaatgtggTTATAATTCCGGATAGATAGAAAAGACATAGACATGTCAAGATACTCCTTGTTCGTTATTAGTGTTTTAGCACTCTCTATTCCGATATTTATACCCATTTTTCAATTCGGATTCATATATAAACTCTGGAAGCAATACGATGTCGATGTGAGCAAGGAGCATTGTAGCTGTTCTTGCTGGGACACGATATTTAAGGGTAAgtcataaaagttttaaatatatccgTAGATTGATAATTAATAGATGATAAATCTACCTCTCTTTCAAAAGCTGGATATGAAACAGGGGTTGCTGGTTATAAGCATGTTTACTTCAACGCAACTCAAAATACGATGATCATGTGGATTTCAATGTGCCTAtgctttattattttctatgagGCATTAAAATTCGTTTTGTATTGTATCTATAAAGGAACTGCACGGctcaaatttgttattttgttcgTTTCTGTCATTTATCCACATTATTATGCCTGGTGGgtctattttaattatgtaaacgACGATTACTATGATCAGTTCTGGCatcaacttatttttacaaCGACTGAGGGTATATCAACACTACTTGTTTTGAGCCTCATATGTTCGAAAAAATCCGTTATCTCTCCTCAAAAAATCCTCATTATTATAAggtaataattacattttcctCCTCTTCATATCTACACcctatttttaatcatttccatAGTATTGCAACGTTTCATATTCTGGCCAGTGGTTGGGATCAATTTGTGGAGAACGTTCTCAAACAACAAGGTCAATTACATCAAATCCTAAGGGATATTGGGTTCATGATCCCAGATCTATTGCATGTATATCTACCATGGACTGAATTGAAAAAGTTTGCAAGGATACATAGAAAAGTGCCTCCATCACATTTAATCACGAATACAGATGCGACTTTTTCCCTATGTGGAATAGCAGCATTATGGCTGTTATCGCTAATTATCAAATAACTAATTCATACTAATTATAGtgaaatttatagttataaaaattattttctagaagCATCATTGATTATATACCTACCTATTGACTATCCATGTTTTATCAAGTAAATACAAAACATGATACATATTATCTGATGTATAGAACTTATACTCTATAggtattttgaattaaaatggtTGATCCGGCCCTAAGAACTAAGAAGtacatattattctttaaacGATGACTTGAATGAGGCAAAATATTTACGTGGTCCAATAGGCTTGTGTATTTTGTAGCAGTTACACAAGAATCTTCTTTTATTGGTTTTTCGATTTcactctttctttttattttgtacgaCTTCCTTTTTCCCCTTTCTCCTTTAGATTGTTCTCTTAAGTTCAGTCGACATTCATCAACTCTTTCCCATAGACCGGTCCTTTCTCAgctaaataaattcaacatgAGTAACACTGAAAGAACTTTCATCATGATCAAGCCTGATGGCGTCCACCGGGGAATCGTAGGCGATATCGTCAAGCGATTTGAACAAAAAGGCTTTAAGCTTGTTGCCATGAAATTTATGCAGGTTAGTGCAATGGTgtgttttaaatacttaattataatcaatatatttttgattaaaggCCAGCATGGATCATTTGAGGAAGCACTATGCCGATCTCTCATCCAAACCCTTCTTCGAAGGATTGGTCAAATATATGGCCAGTGGTCCCGTTTTAGCCATGGTCTGGGAAGGCCTTAACGCTGTAAAGACTGGCCGTGTCATGTTGGGAGAGACGAATCCAAAGGACTCTGCACCTGGAACCATCCGTGGAGACTTTTGCGTTCAAATCGGACGTAATATCTGTCATGGATCTGATGCCGTCGAATCTGCAGAAAAGGAGATCGCTCTATGGTTTACTCCTGATGAACTTGTTGACTGGAGCCCAGCCGCCATGTCTTGGATCTACGAATaaggcttttttttaaacctatcatTATACTCTATATAGTTTGATCTGTACTACTACTAATTCATATCTGATAATAAACGAACTAttaagtgatatttttaaatccctGTCTTTGCTTCCGTCCTAATGATTGTGTCTTATTCAATGagatgttattaattataattgttaactAGCAATCACATAATTTGTAATTCGTGGCGCTAATCTATTCAACTGAGATATTTATACTATCTagcttcaaaatattaatatcactCCCGATTCAAACTGATcgaattttgcatatttatattttatagatttattaaatgtcatgaGACTCTCGCTAAAGACAATTTACATAATATCTAGACATCGATTGAAACAAGcctatttttaattgttttgcaTTGCGTAATTTGCCTCGTGACACCTAGCATTAAGGAACTACGATGAAGATGAATACATAAATAGCTACTTACTATATAGTGCAATAGTAGTTTATGGGATTGGACGACAATGGTATTACATCGTTGTATTTGGATTGAATAATAACATATccgatataaatacatatatatatatatatatacatgtttcACTGACCAAATAAATAGAAGACATTTATTAAGTTCTTCTGTATAAATGTCATACTTAATTAGAAGCGCAGCATTACATTTTTCCTaaccaaataattatatttgaataggCACAAGCTCGGGATAAAACTTTAAACAAAGTAGCGAAACGTGCCTGTATCGCTAATCATAGTTTTAATGAAATCTTTTTAACCACCCAAGATGTCCCTTTTTATGGTccaatgaagtaaaaattaacCCCCCCTAgggaacaaaataaattgttgctACCAGCACAACAcctacaaatattgatcacatggTCTTCGTTTCGCTACTTTGATTTAAAGCTCGCTCGAGTAAGAGCTGCACTTGTAGTTTAATGTTTCTTTGCTGTTGATGCAGTTAGCTAGTAAAGACTCtttagagaaaaacgcgtgcgaggagaaggggggagaaagacttatggtatcattgtttaaaatactgatatgaTTATCATCTGcttgctttattatgatttttgagggtataacgaaagtatttatttgctaattgtttaatgaagatatactacgtataattgacttagacattttttatccattacagtagatttgaaaacgtaacactctatgaaattttaattgattatgaaccatattctcagaataataactaatgaaatgacaaagtagcgtatttcgaaatatatttgaagttccatgtttaaaaagaagacttaaattaaatataatctacatactaaaaaataaaccatcatacatttattttaaatatagaaagttaaacaattagaatcatataactaataacaacaataaattattaatacagaatattgaaataatagattgatccaaataatattttcttgttctgacatgtattcatttaaatatgtcataactttaagttgctaaacacaagccagacgtggagtttaatcaaaaagatcatcgcCCTTTTGTCCTAATATGGAaattgctatatacaattgtgcatatgatagatatatctcaacggatgagatcaaataattattaataataaagtaaatgtcaaaatcataaaattagacaataaatatactaataaaaaaaatgttagaattaaatccatcgtaaagatttagtgcaaaagctaattatgtagtaatgtccggcgatattactccttattaaagGCATTCAAAAAGATTTCGCCCCCTCCCTCGTTATTTATGGTTGTGTAACAACATACTATtgtcatgaaggatacgcacaatggctaattataatgctacacccaatgtaactatcctagttgttgtgaccatttaagcagtttttttgccttttatgagttttctgaacaccatttcttggggcttatcaaccatagctaatccttaagtgataaaaaaagtaatatttattgactatgtaatattagaaaacctaatgatcatacccaagtctttaagtgaataAACTAATGTCAGATAAACTAGTTGccaaccatccaaagctactactcccgttgttgtgaccatttaagcacttttctTTGCTattgaatgagttgtgtatcataattcttgataatttttttggctaaaatagattttttgaacgtaggatgattagcaatagataaggttatattacatgcaataaacatctttgtgagatcaaagttaaagtctgacttgatgtattcatcgttaacttgattttatagatgaatcttGTTATGAggtgaggataatgagtggcgtgtaattctaagcaggggactaaaggcacatttaaaGCGATAAATTCAATAAGCCATCTGCTTCTAATccagtaagtattttccaaattcttgAGCCTCCATTTTCCGAAAtacagacagaaggcgacgttattttaggcattttattcatttctcttCGACTATcagcatataatattatattaatattgaataataaaggcgggaatgattacgtttttgatagaagaagatgtatattatttaatcaatgatgccacaAGTATTTTTCTCTTCTCCTCGGACGCTTTTGTATTcctaccaaaattatcaacgtTACTAAAGAGCTGATTGGCGTTAGCTGTCGCTGTTTTTCCTCCTCAATACTAACATAGCTCCTTATCAGTTATCACTTCTCAGTAGCATACTTCACAGATAACTAGTAGTTAGTTACTGCAGTACTGTTCAATTTACCAAATATTATC from Lepeophtheirus salmonis chromosome 1, UVic_Lsal_1.4, whole genome shotgun sequence includes these protein-coding regions:
- the LOC139906329 gene encoding uncharacterized protein, producing the protein MSRYSLFVISVLALSIPIFIPIFQFGFIYKLWKQYDVDVSKEHCSCSCWDTIFKAGYETGVAGYKHVYFNATQNTMIMWISMCLCFIIFYEALKFVLYCIYKGTARLKFVILFVSVIYPHYYAWWVYFNYVNDDYYDQFWHQLIFTTTEGISTLLVLSLICSKKSVISPQKILIIISIATFHILASGWDQFVENVLKQQGQLHQILRDIGFMIPDLLHVYLPWTELKKFARIHRKVPPSHLITNTDATFSLCGIAALWLLSLIIK
- the awd gene encoding nucleoside diphosphate kinase A 2 produces the protein MSNTERTFIMIKPDGVHRGIVGDIVKRFEQKGFKLVAMKFMQASMDHLRKHYADLSSKPFFEGLVKYMASGPVLAMVWEGLNAVKTGRVMLGETNPKDSAPGTIRGDFCVQIGRNICHGSDAVESAEKEIALWFTPDELVDWSPAAMSWIYE